In a genomic window of Gossypium arboreum isolate Shixiya-1 chromosome 7, ASM2569848v2, whole genome shotgun sequence:
- the LOC108471180 gene encoding ninja-family protein MODD-like isoform X1: MENNWGIMGLREDEIELDLGLSIGGSFGKAQKLKPIKNESKPNNNTVEDLGESVAFDPQTKRELQALRRQEARKKREHKQQKRGTFHRNGEFHIKDDGANATEERECKKTKVQEFPVNGNPNFSAELNSPLVCPVIPVRVPCPYPQLQLVPLGNGFAYSCVNAVPCWGGVAGHEKGVVQPVAMAVNGGFPSFQTAQDLRVNGGNGYYSEQNSSRDERKRKTGSNGSPMYSSSTASDLQSSSNQGGCSSETATHTPRINCSVASNLNRQQSEQSATSHQTDSAQSIDKSRKGIENTLSSTATDSTSLNLKNEPKPQTQSDRNSKPVLTNETTTTTTTTSPKDTKGETGKPPKPHTPNDDALSLRNMPCVSTTGNGPNGKTINGFLYRYTKSEVSIICVCHGSSFTPAEFVLHAGGTDVSHPLRHITMIPSAF, from the exons ATGGAAAATAACTGGGGGATTATGGGGTTAAGAGAGGACGAGATTGAGCTAGACCTGGGATTATCAATAGGAGGAAGCTTTGGAAAAGCCCAGAAACTAAAGCCAATCAAGAACGAATCAAAACCCAACAACAACACGGTTGAAGATCTCGGAGAAAGCGTGGCCTTTGATCCCCAAACGAAACGTGAGCTTCAAGCTTTAAGGCGACAAGAAGCCAGGAAGAAAAGAGAACACAAGCAGCAAAAGCGAGGAACATTTCATCGAAACGGCGAGTTCCATATTAAAGACGACGGCGCCAATGCGACGGAAGAAAGGGAATGCAAGAAAACCAAAGTTCAAGAATTCCCTGTTAATGGAAATCCTAATTTCAGCGCAGAACTGAATAGCCCGTTGGTGTGCCCAGTTATTCCGGTGAGGGTCCCATGCCCGTATCCGCAGCTCCAGTTGGTGCCGCTCGGTAATGGGTTTGCCTATTCTTGCGTAAATGCGGTGCCTTGTTGGGGTGGTGTTGCTGGGCATGAGAAGGGTGTTGTGCAGCCGGTGGCAATGGCGGTGAATGGCGGGTTTCCGTCGTTTCAGACGGCTCAGGATTTGAGGGTGAATGGTGGGAATGGGTATTATTCGGAACAGAACAGTAGCAGGGATGAAAGGAAGAGGAAAACTGGGTCAAACGGGTCTCCCATGTATAGTTCCTCTACGGCTTCGGATCTTCAAAGCTCTTCTAATCAAG GTGGTTGCAGCAGTGAAACCGCAACCCACACACCACGCATAAATTGTTCAGTAGCAAGCAATCTAAATCGCCAGCAGTCTGAACAAAGCGCTACCTCTCACCAAACCGACTCTGCACAAAGCATTGATAAATCTAGAAAAGGTATTGAAAACACGCTTTCATCGACTGCCACCGACTCCACTTCATTGAATCTTAAGAACGAACCCAAACCCCAAACCCAATCTGATCGTAATAGCAAGCCTGTTTTGACAAATGAAAcgaccaccaccaccaccaccacttcACCAAAAGATACCAAGGGGGAGACAGGCAAGCCTCCTAAGCCGCATACTCCTAACGACGACGCCCTTTCCCTTCGAAACATGCCTTGCGTTTCGACGACGGGTAATGGCCCCAATGGCAAAACCATCAATGGTTTTCTATACAGATACACGAAATCGGAGGTCAGCATCATATGTGTCTGCCATGGAAGTTCATTCACCCCGGCTGAGTTTGTGCTGCATGCTGGGGGTACTGATGTTTCACATCCACTAAGACACATTACCATGATTCCTTCAGCTTTTTAG
- the LOC108471180 gene encoding uncharacterized protein LOC108471180 isoform X2, whose amino-acid sequence MENNWGIMGLREDEIELDLGLSIGGSFGKAQKLKPIKNESKPNNNTVEDLGESVAFDPQTKRELQALRRQEARKKREHKQQKRGTFHRNGEFHIKDDGANATEERECKKTKVQEFPVNGNPNFSAELNSPLVCPVIPVRVPCPYPQLQLVPLGNGFAYSCVNAVPCWGGVAGHEKGVVQPVAMAVNGGFPSFQTAQDLRVNGGNGYYSEQNSSRDERKRKTGSNGSPMYSSSTASDLQSSSNQGGCSSETATHTPRINCSVASNLNRQQSEQSATSHQTDSAQSIDKSRKGIENTLSSTATDSTSLNLKNEPKPQTQSDRNSKPVLTNETTTTTTTTSPKDTKGETGKPPKPHTPNDDALSLRNMPCVSTTGNGPNGKTINGFLYRYTKSELPSWQCLVLHLLCFTIKDRHFKTILAFDALFQIRV is encoded by the exons ATGGAAAATAACTGGGGGATTATGGGGTTAAGAGAGGACGAGATTGAGCTAGACCTGGGATTATCAATAGGAGGAAGCTTTGGAAAAGCCCAGAAACTAAAGCCAATCAAGAACGAATCAAAACCCAACAACAACACGGTTGAAGATCTCGGAGAAAGCGTGGCCTTTGATCCCCAAACGAAACGTGAGCTTCAAGCTTTAAGGCGACAAGAAGCCAGGAAGAAAAGAGAACACAAGCAGCAAAAGCGAGGAACATTTCATCGAAACGGCGAGTTCCATATTAAAGACGACGGCGCCAATGCGACGGAAGAAAGGGAATGCAAGAAAACCAAAGTTCAAGAATTCCCTGTTAATGGAAATCCTAATTTCAGCGCAGAACTGAATAGCCCGTTGGTGTGCCCAGTTATTCCGGTGAGGGTCCCATGCCCGTATCCGCAGCTCCAGTTGGTGCCGCTCGGTAATGGGTTTGCCTATTCTTGCGTAAATGCGGTGCCTTGTTGGGGTGGTGTTGCTGGGCATGAGAAGGGTGTTGTGCAGCCGGTGGCAATGGCGGTGAATGGCGGGTTTCCGTCGTTTCAGACGGCTCAGGATTTGAGGGTGAATGGTGGGAATGGGTATTATTCGGAACAGAACAGTAGCAGGGATGAAAGGAAGAGGAAAACTGGGTCAAACGGGTCTCCCATGTATAGTTCCTCTACGGCTTCGGATCTTCAAAGCTCTTCTAATCAAG GTGGTTGCAGCAGTGAAACCGCAACCCACACACCACGCATAAATTGTTCAGTAGCAAGCAATCTAAATCGCCAGCAGTCTGAACAAAGCGCTACCTCTCACCAAACCGACTCTGCACAAAGCATTGATAAATCTAGAAAAGGTATTGAAAACACGCTTTCATCGACTGCCACCGACTCCACTTCATTGAATCTTAAGAACGAACCCAAACCCCAAACCCAATCTGATCGTAATAGCAAGCCTGTTTTGACAAATGAAAcgaccaccaccaccaccaccacttcACCAAAAGATACCAAGGGGGAGACAGGCAAGCCTCCTAAGCCGCATACTCCTAACGACGACGCCCTTTCCCTTCGAAACATGCCTTGCGTTTCGACGACGGGTAATGGCCCCAATGGCAAAACCATCAATGGTTTTCTATACAGATACACGAAATCGGAG CTTCCTTCATGGCAATGTTTAGTTCTTCATCTCCTTTGTTTTACGATTAAAGACCGCCATTTTAAGACTATTCTAGCTTTTGATGCACTTTTTCAGATTAGGGTATGA